In the genome of Fusobacterium necrogenes, one region contains:
- the rfbD gene encoding dTDP-4-dehydrorhamnose reductase codes for MSKFKKIETGIEGLYIIESTVFGDNRGFFLESYSKKEFEEIEITEEFVQDNHSKSRKGVLRGLHFQTKHSQGKLVRVVKGSVYDVAVDIRKKSKTYGKWYGVELSAENKKMFYIPAGFAHGFLTLEDDTEFQYKCTDIYAPQYDSGIMYNDKDLNIDWKLKEYGITELILSEKDKKHQTFKEYTENYQGDYVLLTGANGQLGQDFQKLFDKLGVRYIATDYQDLDITDKEKIKMYMNSNNFTVVINCAAYNDVDKAEDEVEKCYSLNTYAPKNLAEICKEKDIIFVTYSTDFVFDGEKEIPYVEEDTPNPLSIYSKSKLEGEKYSLKYEKAFLIRTSWVFGMGNNNFCKQVISWSKEKDILKIVDDQVSSPTYSRDLAEFSWALIQTDKYGLYHFSNAGETSKYEQAEYILNKIGWRGKLERAKTNDFPLKAKRAKYSKLDSSKIERLVNKKIPHWKEGIDRFLEEMGIIDENK; via the coding sequence ATGAGTAAGTTTAAAAAAATAGAAACAGGAATAGAAGGATTATATATAATAGAATCTACTGTATTTGGAGATAATAGAGGTTTTTTCTTAGAGTCATATAGTAAAAAAGAATTTGAAGAGATAGAAATAACAGAAGAATTTGTACAAGATAATCATTCTAAATCTAGAAAAGGAGTATTGAGAGGATTACATTTTCAAACTAAACATTCTCAAGGAAAATTAGTAAGAGTAGTAAAAGGCTCAGTATATGATGTAGCAGTAGATATTAGAAAAAAAAGTAAAACATATGGTAAGTGGTATGGAGTAGAATTAAGCGCAGAAAATAAAAAGATGTTCTATATACCAGCTGGATTTGCTCATGGATTTTTAACTTTAGAAGATGATACAGAGTTTCAATATAAATGTACAGATATATATGCGCCACAATATGATAGTGGAATAATGTACAATGATAAAGATTTAAATATAGATTGGAAATTAAAAGAATATGGGATAACAGAGTTAATTTTATCAGAAAAAGATAAAAAACATCAAACCTTTAAAGAGTATACAGAAAATTATCAAGGAGATTATGTATTGCTTACTGGTGCTAATGGCCAATTAGGACAAGATTTTCAAAAGTTATTTGATAAATTAGGAGTTAGATATATAGCTACTGATTATCAAGATCTTGATATAACAGATAAAGAAAAAATAAAAATGTATATGAATAGTAATAATTTTACAGTAGTTATTAATTGCGCTGCATATAATGATGTAGATAAGGCAGAAGATGAAGTTGAAAAGTGTTATTCTTTAAATACTTATGCACCTAAAAATTTAGCAGAGATCTGTAAAGAAAAAGATATTATTTTTGTAACCTATTCGACAGATTTTGTATTTGATGGAGAAAAAGAGATACCATATGTAGAAGAAGATACTCCTAATCCTTTATCAATATATTCTAAATCTAAGTTAGAAGGCGAGAAATACTCTTTAAAATATGAGAAGGCTTTTTTAATTAGGACATCTTGGGTATTTGGAATGGGAAATAATAATTTTTGTAAACAAGTAATAAGTTGGTCAAAAGAAAAAGATATATTAAAGATAGTAGATGATCAAGTATCTAGCCCAACATATTCAAGGGATTTAGCAGAATTTTCTTGGGCTTTAATACAAACAGATAAGTATGGATTATATCATTTTTCAAATGCAGGAGAAACTTCTAAGTACGAACAAGCAGAATATATATTAAATAAGATAGGCTGGAGAGGAAAATTAGAAAGAGCAAAGACAAATGATTTTCCATTAAAGGCAAAAAGAGCTAAATATTCAAAATTAGATAGTAGTAAGATAGAGAGATTAGTAAATAAGAAGATACCTCATTGGAAAGAGGGGATTGATAGATTTTTAGAAGAGATGGGAATAATTGATGAAAATAAATAG
- a CDS encoding glycosyltransferase family 2 protein — MDVSIIIVNYNTLDLTKNTIESVFEKTKGLNYEVILVDNASTDGSIEFFENSYKDKVIFIKNNENLGFGRANNKGIEIAKGKYIFLLNSDTLLKNNAIKILYDFMEKNNNCGICGGNLYTLNNDPLHSFFPDLPYVTIKTEAIVYLNFIEKICRKILKRKRDFNYTNTPKVVGCITGADMMLRKSILDKVGIFDEDFFMYSEEIELTYRVYRSGYLSYSVPEAKIIHLEGKSITFKENRFRMGLESKYKYFYKTSNLKICKYAYYISQLGHLLSLILRINKDYWKMYKINKEEYKKFLENYKNLKKNY, encoded by the coding sequence ATGGATGTTTCAATTATAATTGTTAATTATAATACTTTGGACTTGACTAAAAATACTATTGAATCAGTTTTTGAAAAAACAAAAGGATTAAACTATGAAGTTATTTTAGTAGATAATGCTTCAACAGATGGTTCAATAGAATTTTTTGAAAATAGTTATAAGGATAAAGTTATTTTTATAAAAAATAATGAGAATTTAGGTTTTGGAAGGGCAAATAATAAAGGAATAGAAATAGCTAAAGGAAAGTATATATTTTTATTAAATTCAGATACGTTATTGAAAAATAATGCCATAAAAATATTATATGATTTTATGGAAAAAAATAATAATTGTGGAATATGTGGAGGAAATCTATATACTTTAAATAATGATCCTTTACATTCATTTTTTCCAGATTTACCATATGTAACAATAAAAACAGAAGCTATTGTATATTTGAATTTTATAGAAAAAATATGTAGAAAAATATTGAAAAGAAAAAGAGACTTTAATTATACAAATACTCCTAAAGTAGTTGGATGTATAACTGGTGCAGATATGATGTTAAGGAAATCTATATTGGATAAGGTTGGGATATTTGATGAGGATTTTTTCATGTATTCAGAAGAAATAGAGTTAACATATAGAGTTTATAGAAGTGGATATTTGAGTTATTCTGTTCCAGAAGCTAAGATAATTCATTTAGAAGGAAAATCTATAACTTTTAAGGAAAATAGATTTAGAATGGGATTAGAAAGTAAGTATAAATATTTTTATAAAACATCAAATTTAAAAATATGTAAGTATGCTTATTATATATCTCAATTAGGACATTTACTATCTCTAATTTTAAGAATAAATAAAGATTATTGGAAAATGTACAAAATAAATAAAGAGGAATATAAGAAGTTTTTAGAAAATTATAAAAATTTAAAAAAGAACTATTGA
- a CDS encoding glycosyltransferase family 4 protein produces MKIMYCIPEFYNSGGMERVLSNKINWFKKNTEYEIIIITTDQKENISFYPLKNNYTLIDLKINYSNDRKRFFPIRIPIFLKKRKKHIELLQKIIIEKQPDIIVSMIGPELYFLPYLKLGKSKIIREHHFNKYASLFAEERKIYKLKNLFKIYKEEKIIEKYDRFIVLTEEDRIQWKNSKVQVINNSLSFYPKITSTLQNKKVISVGRLVYQKGYDLLIEIWKKVVEKYSDWILDIYGEGELRKELQEKINNYKLENNIFLRGREKNIQEKYLESSIYIMSSRYEGFGMVLVEAQACGLPIVSFDCPCGPKDIITNEEDGFLCEFGDIDDMVDKIIYLIENEEKRKIFGKKARENSLKFSEEKIMKQWKELFENLVKE; encoded by the coding sequence ATGAAAATAATGTATTGTATTCCAGAATTTTATAATTCTGGTGGAATGGAAAGAGTATTAAGTAATAAAATTAATTGGTTTAAAAAAAATACAGAATACGAAATTATTATTATAACAACTGATCAAAAAGAAAATATTTCATTCTATCCATTAAAAAATAATTATACTTTGATTGATTTAAAAATTAATTATTCTAACGACAGAAAAAGATTTTTCCCTATAAGAATTCCAATTTTTTTAAAAAAAAGAAAGAAACACATTGAATTATTACAAAAAATAATAATAGAAAAGCAACCTGATATAATAGTTTCAATGATAGGGCCAGAACTATATTTTTTACCATATTTAAAACTGGGGAAGAGTAAAATTATAAGAGAACATCATTTTAATAAATATGCTAGTTTATTTGCAGAAGAAAGAAAAATTTATAAGTTAAAAAATTTATTTAAAATATATAAAGAAGAAAAAATAATAGAAAAATATGATAGGTTTATAGTTTTAACTGAAGAGGATAGAATACAATGGAAAAATTCTAAAGTTCAAGTCATAAATAATTCTCTATCTTTTTATCCTAAAATAACAAGTACATTGCAAAATAAAAAGGTAATTTCAGTAGGAAGATTAGTTTATCAAAAAGGATATGATTTATTAATAGAAATCTGGAAAAAAGTAGTAGAAAAATATTCTGATTGGATTTTAGATATTTATGGAGAAGGAGAATTAAGAAAAGAATTACAGGAAAAAATAAATAATTATAAATTAGAAAATAATATTTTTTTAAGAGGAAGAGAAAAAAATATTCAAGAAAAATATTTAGAATCATCGATATATATCATGAGCTCACGTTATGAAGGTTTTGGGATGGTATTAGTGGAGGCTCAAGCATGTGGATTACCAATAGTATCTTTTGACTGTCCATGTGGACCAAAAGATATAATAACCAATGAAGAAGATGGTTTTTTATGTGAATTTGGTGATATAGATGATATGGTTGATAAAATTATTTATTTAATTGAAAATGAAGAAAAAAGAAAAATATTTGGAAAGAAAGCTAGAGAAAATTCATTAAAATTTTCAGAGGAAAAAATTATGAAGCAGTGGAAAGAATTATTTGAAAATTTAGTTAAGGAGTAA
- a CDS encoding nucleotidyltransferase family protein, with amino-acid sequence MEAIILAGGFGTRLSKVVSNVPKPMAPINERPFLEYLLDDLDKKGIDRVILAVGYKKEIIKEHFQKRYKNIEIIYSEENIPLGTGGAIKKALTLSKTEDIFIVNGDTFFDVDLKEMYKFYKKNNSNLTLAIKEMEKFDRYGSLVLEGNKIVKFEEKKYIEKGYINGGVYLLNRNILDIKKEDSFSFEKDILENKDLKVEKYGYKSEGYFIDIGIPEDYYKFMEKII; translated from the coding sequence ATGGAAGCAATTATATTAGCTGGAGGATTTGGAACAAGATTAAGTAAAGTAGTATCAAATGTCCCTAAACCTATGGCACCAATAAATGAAAGACCATTTTTAGAGTATTTATTAGATGATTTAGATAAAAAAGGAATTGATAGAGTTATATTAGCTGTTGGATATAAAAAAGAAATAATAAAAGAACACTTTCAAAAGAGATATAAAAATATAGAAATTATTTATTCAGAAGAAAATATTCCTTTGGGAACAGGTGGAGCTATAAAAAAAGCTTTAACTCTGTCTAAAACTGAAGATATTTTTATTGTAAATGGAGATACATTTTTTGATGTTGATTTAAAAGAAATGTATAAATTTTATAAAAAAAATAATTCAAATTTAACTTTAGCAATAAAAGAGATGGAAAAATTTGACAGATATGGTTCTTTGGTTTTAGAAGGAAATAAAATTGTAAAATTTGAAGAAAAGAAATATATTGAGAAAGGTTATATAAATGGAGGAGTATATTTATTAAATAGAAATATACTAGATATAAAAAAAGAAGATAGTTTTTCTTTTGAAAAAGATATTTTGGAAAATAAAGATTTAAAAGTAGAAAAATATGGATATAAATCAGAAGGATATTTTATAGATATTGGAATACCTGAAGATTATTATAAATTTATGGAGAAAATAATATGA
- a CDS encoding D-sedoheptulose-7-phosphate isomerase produces MKETTEKIIEELGNRFSKLVNNIPEIKLTIEALKKMYFSKNKVLICGNGGSATDSLHIVGELGKGFVLQRNIQKDSENKLREFFPKEADYFINNLQEGVSAISLVNEIALMTAYGNDKNSELIFAQQVYVQGKENDILFAISTSGNSKNIINAIKIAKIKGIKVISLTGRDGGEIKKLSDINININEKETFKIQEYHLPIYHNICLALENELFGKE; encoded by the coding sequence ATGAAAGAAACTACAGAAAAGATTATTGAAGAGTTGGGAAATAGATTTTCAAAATTAGTAAATAATATACCAGAAATAAAATTAACTATTGAAGCATTAAAAAAAATGTATTTTTCAAAGAATAAAGTATTGATTTGTGGAAATGGTGGAAGTGCAACTGATTCATTGCATATAGTTGGAGAATTAGGAAAAGGTTTTGTTCTTCAAAGAAATATTCAAAAAGATTCAGAAAATAAATTAAGAGAGTTTTTTCCTAAAGAAGCAGACTATTTTATAAATAATTTACAAGAAGGTGTATCAGCAATTTCATTAGTTAATGAAATTGCTTTAATGACAGCTTATGGAAATGATAAGAACTCAGAGTTAATATTTGCCCAACAAGTGTATGTTCAGGGGAAAGAAAATGATATTTTATTTGCAATAAGTACATCTGGGAATTCTAAAAATATTATTAATGCTATAAAAATAGCTAAGATAAAAGGAATAAAAGTAATTTCCTTGACTGGAAGAGATGGTGGAGAAATAAAAAAACTTTCAGATATAAATATTAATATTAATGAGAAAGAAACTTTTAAAATACAAGAGTATCACTTACCTATTTATCATAATATTTGTCTAGCATTGGAAAATGAACTTTTCGGAAAGGAATAA
- a CDS encoding GHMP family kinase ATP-binding protein, with protein MIIRSKAPLRLGLAGGGTDVSPYCDNYGGVVLNVTIDMYAYCTIEPMSDNKIVFISSDRNEQEILESKNKLEINKKLTLHKGVYNKIVEKYNNGKPLSFKMTTYSDAPAGSGLGSSSTMVVAIIKAFMEWLNLPLGEYDMAHLAYEIEREDLKLSGGKQDQFSATFGGFNLMEFFSENRVIVNPLRIKRWIKNEIENSLILYYTGTSRESAKIIDEQIDNVKKKFEKSLEGMHELKKSAIEMKNAILTGSFEELANCLKNGWESKKKMSNSISNPLIEERYKFIIENGGKAAKVSGAGGGGFMMILCDPKERYNLVKKLQKLDGKVMLPHFTDEGTQAWTIYK; from the coding sequence ATGATAATACGTTCTAAAGCCCCATTAAGACTAGGATTAGCTGGTGGTGGAACTGATGTTTCTCCATATTGTGATAATTATGGTGGAGTAGTTTTAAATGTAACAATAGATATGTATGCTTATTGTACTATTGAACCAATGAGTGATAATAAGATAGTTTTTATTTCAAGTGATAGGAATGAACAAGAGATATTAGAAAGTAAAAATAAATTAGAAATTAATAAAAAATTAACTTTACATAAGGGAGTATATAATAAAATAGTTGAAAAATATAATAATGGTAAACCACTTTCATTTAAGATGACTACATATTCTGATGCACCAGCAGGGTCAGGGTTAGGTTCATCTTCAACAATGGTTGTAGCAATTATAAAAGCTTTTATGGAATGGTTAAATTTACCATTAGGAGAATATGATATGGCTCATTTAGCTTATGAAATAGAAAGAGAAGACTTAAAATTAAGCGGTGGAAAGCAAGATCAGTTTTCTGCAACATTTGGTGGATTTAACTTAATGGAGTTTTTTTCAGAAAATAGAGTGATAGTAAATCCATTGAGAATAAAAAGATGGATAAAGAACGAGATAGAAAACTCCTTGATATTATATTATACTGGTACTTCTAGAGAATCAGCTAAGATAATTGATGAACAAATAGATAATGTAAAAAAGAAATTTGAAAAAAGCTTAGAAGGAATGCATGAATTAAAAAAATCAGCAATAGAGATGAAAAATGCTATTTTAACTGGAAGCTTTGAGGAATTAGCTAATTGTTTAAAAAATGGTTGGGAATCAAAAAAGAAAATGTCTAATTCAATATCTAATCCACTAATTGAAGAAAGATATAAATTTATTATAGAAAATGGTGGAAAAGCAGCTAAAGTTTCAGGAGCTGGAGGCGGAGGATTTATGATGATTCTTTGTGACCCTAAAGAAAGATATAATCTAGTAAAAAAATTACAAAAATTAGATGGAAAAGTAATGCTACCTCACTTTACAGATGAGGGGACACAAGCTTGGACTATTTATAAATAG
- a CDS encoding glycosyltransferase has translation MKNILYISSTNPEYSNGGAIGTKKIIGILEELERNEKIKWYGIINKEIKNQNKGKYLLEIERNKKKALLSRILGYSEQLELASKKILKAIKEKNINIVILQNSRLGSISEKIKKNFPKIKIIQNFDNFEYEFSTMFTKNMNKTIQVIEKYNVKKSEKKALQNMDYGIFLTEKDKKSVEEFYKIKCKKYKIIPIIYNNIFTEEKYIKKKKQVIFTGSLDMEANIEAGLFLVENYKKILEKKRLKLVLAGRNPNNRLIKKIKELKIETKIELIANPTKEEMEILLRESLIYISPVFEGSGMKTKVIEALFYGLPIIASEHSVIGYNNLEKKYVKVFKNRNIEELNTFIEELLEEKNEINFEKNIREYFKENFSTKKVFKEIEEIIDNV, from the coding sequence ATGAAAAATATATTATATATAAGTTCTACTAATCCAGAATATTCAAATGGTGGTGCTATAGGTACAAAAAAAATAATAGGTATTTTAGAAGAGTTAGAGAGAAATGAAAAAATAAAATGGTATGGAATAATTAATAAAGAAATAAAAAATCAAAATAAGGGAAAATATTTATTAGAAATAGAGAGAAATAAGAAAAAAGCACTTTTATCTAGAATATTAGGATATTCAGAACAACTAGAATTAGCAAGTAAAAAAATATTAAAAGCAATTAAAGAAAAAAATATAAATATAGTAATTTTACAAAACTCAAGATTAGGAAGTATTTCTGAAAAAATTAAGAAAAATTTTCCAAAAATTAAAATAATTCAAAATTTTGATAACTTTGAATACGAATTTTCAACAATGTTTACTAAAAATATGAATAAAACAATTCAGGTTATAGAAAAGTATAATGTTAAAAAGTCTGAAAAAAAAGCTTTACAGAATATGGATTATGGGATCTTTTTAACTGAAAAAGATAAAAAAAGTGTAGAAGAATTTTATAAAATAAAATGCAAGAAATATAAAATAATCCCTATTATTTATAATAATATCTTTACAGAAGAAAAGTATATAAAGAAAAAGAAACAAGTTATATTTACTGGAAGCTTAGATATGGAAGCTAACATAGAAGCTGGATTATTTTTAGTTGAAAATTATAAAAAAATTTTAGAAAAAAAAAGGTTAAAGTTAGTTTTAGCTGGAAGAAATCCTAATAATAGATTGATTAAAAAAATAAAAGAATTAAAAATAGAAACTAAAATCGAATTGATAGCTAATCCAACAAAAGAAGAAATGGAAATACTTCTAAGAGAAAGTTTGATATATATATCTCCTGTATTTGAAGGAAGTGGAATGAAAACAAAAGTTATTGAAGCATTATTTTACGGATTACCAATTATAGCAAGTGAGCATTCTGTAATAGGATATAATAATTTAGAAAAAAAATATGTAAAAGTTTTTAAAAATAGAAATATAGAGGAACTTAATACATTCATTGAAGAATTATTAGAAGAAAAAAATGAAATAAATTTTGAAAAAAATATAAGAGAATATTTTAAAGAAAATTTTTCTACAAAAAAAGTTTTTAAGGAAATAGAGGAGATAATAGATAATGTATAA
- a CDS encoding glycosyltransferase: protein MKKKILFYTTFLTQGGGIEVVTVRYMKKFLKEGYEVDLYVDYNMGEENIREKEIDKKIKIKYLKSEKLSKLIYRLRTLGKAYKIYNIPMYLLIVLSDYLVWKKEIKVVEKANYDITITFFQYLPSYITKIKGPKHQIYLHGSVTRFFDGIRKYFKKSFFKKLEKFDEICTVSQEMGNELIKLAPYLKEKQKTVYNPIDVDEIQKKALDDSELTEEERVLIKSKYICSVGRLDEVDKDFTTLIKAFGELKIEEKIKEKLIIVGDGPDRRKLEKLVEDLKIKDVIFLGKKLNPYIWMKNSKLFVLSSKYEGFGLVLLEALLVGTKVISSNCPVGPKEILANGKYGELFEVGNIEELKSKIKYLQ from the coding sequence ATGAAAAAAAAGATACTGTTCTATACTACTTTTTTGACTCAAGGTGGAGGAATAGAAGTAGTAACAGTAAGATATATGAAAAAATTTCTTAAAGAAGGATATGAAGTTGATTTATATGTTGATTACAATATGGGAGAAGAAAATATTCGAGAAAAAGAGATAGATAAAAAAATAAAAATAAAGTATTTAAAATCTGAAAAATTATCAAAATTGATATATAGATTAAGAACATTAGGTAAAGCTTATAAAATATATAATATTCCAATGTATTTGTTGATAGTTTTAAGTGACTATTTAGTATGGAAAAAAGAAATAAAAGTAGTAGAAAAAGCAAATTATGATATCACTATAACTTTTTTTCAGTATTTACCAAGTTATATAACAAAAATAAAAGGGCCAAAGCATCAAATTTATTTACATGGTTCTGTAACTAGATTTTTTGATGGAATAAGAAAATATTTTAAAAAGAGTTTTTTTAAAAAATTAGAAAAATTTGATGAAATATGCACAGTAAGTCAAGAGATGGGAAATGAACTAATTAAATTAGCACCATATTTAAAAGAAAAACAAAAGACTGTATATAATCCAATAGATGTTGATGAAATACAAAAAAAGGCTTTAGATGATAGCGAATTAACAGAAGAAGAAAGAGTATTAATTAAAAGTAAATATATTTGTAGCGTAGGAAGACTAGACGAAGTAGATAAAGATTTTACAACGCTAATAAAAGCTTTTGGAGAATTAAAAATTGAAGAAAAAATAAAAGAAAAATTAATAATAGTAGGAGATGGTCCAGATAGAAGAAAATTAGAAAAATTAGTGGAAGATCTAAAAATAAAAGATGTAATATTTTTAGGAAAAAAATTAAATCCATACATTTGGATGAAAAATTCAAAATTATTTGTTTTAAGCTCTAAATATGAAGGATTTGGATTAGTTTTATTAGAAGCTTTACTAGTAGGTACAAAAGTAATTTCAAGTAATTGCCCAGTAGGACCAAAAGAAATTTTAGCAAATGGAAAGTATGGAGAATTATTTGAAGTAGGAAATATAGAAGAATTAAAGTCTAAAATAAAATATTTGCAGTAA
- a CDS encoding exopolysaccharide biosynthesis polyprenyl glycosylphosphotransferase — MVRHTRNIRMRLIYFILLFIVYRQSFVIQNLSLNLAMYGLFSILFFSYYLANTMNFDSRYQRGNIIYSIILNFFTFMIFFLFYKRETLIFTFAFYTIIQTTLNYLLYKKEEKESRVLILDNENSYVGIIEDSLGLRDNKYICCGYLANDVVDGNNYLGRFEDIKKIVEADKIDTIIFVKDKTLKLYSDLILEVKLRGVEVVDYLSFLESIEGKIDVDKVDSMWVLMSNGFDTLNNDFEKKLKRSFDVALSFILFICFIPFMLVTYVIVKLDIGVKYLFTNPKKIWENPAFFKQKRIGFRGKEFEIIKFRSMKVHDPDKYSKYASEHDDRITKVGHFIRKTRLDELPQVINVLKGDMSFVGPRPEWNVLGKEYEKKIRNYHLRYAVQPGITGWAQTMFTYGASVDDAKIKLEYDLYYVKNNGLVLDMIILFKTSKIVLFGKGM, encoded by the coding sequence ATGGTAAGGCATACAAGAAACATCAGAATGAGATTAATCTATTTTATTCTACTGTTTATAGTATACAGACAAAGTTTTGTAATTCAAAATTTAAGTCTTAATCTAGCAATGTATGGACTATTTAGCATACTATTTTTTTCATATTACTTAGCTAATACAATGAATTTTGACTCAAGATATCAGAGGGGAAATATTATTTACTCTATTATCTTGAATTTTTTTACGTTTATGATCTTTTTTCTTTTTTACAAAAGAGAAACACTTATCTTCACTTTTGCATTTTATACGATTATACAAACTACCTTGAATTATTTGCTATATAAGAAGGAAGAAAAGGAGAGTAGAGTCCTTATTCTAGATAATGAAAATAGTTATGTTGGAATAATTGAAGATAGTTTAGGATTAAGAGATAACAAATATATATGCTGTGGATATTTAGCTAATGACGTAGTAGATGGAAATAATTATCTTGGAAGATTTGAAGATATCAAAAAGATAGTTGAGGCAGATAAGATAGATACAATAATTTTTGTAAAAGATAAAACACTTAAGCTGTATTCAGATTTGATACTAGAGGTAAAGTTGCGCGGAGTGGAAGTTGTAGATTACTTAAGCTTTTTAGAAAGTATAGAGGGAAAAATAGATGTAGATAAGGTAGATAGCATGTGGGTACTTATGAGTAATGGCTTTGATACCTTAAATAATGATTTTGAGAAAAAACTTAAAAGATCATTTGATGTAGCGCTATCATTTATACTTTTTATCTGTTTTATCCCATTTATGTTAGTGACATATGTGATAGTGAAGCTTGATATAGGAGTTAAATATTTATTTACTAATCCAAAGAAAATATGGGAAAATCCAGCTTTTTTTAAACAAAAGAGAATAGGCTTTAGAGGAAAAGAATTCGAAATTATTAAGTTTAGAAGTATGAAAGTACATGATCCAGATAAGTATTCAAAGTATGCTTCTGAACATGACGATAGGATAACTAAGGTAGGACATTTTATTAGAAAAACAAGATTGGATGAACTACCCCAAGTAATAAATGTACTTAAGGGAGATATGTCCTTTGTTGGACCACGGCCAGAATGGAATGTACTAGGAAAAGAGTATGAAAAGAAGATAAGAAATTATCATTTAAGATATGCAGTACAACCAGGTATAACAGGATGGGCGCAGACAATGTTTACCTATGGAGCATCAGTAGATGATGCAAAGATAAAGTTAGAATATGATCTGTACTATGTAAAGAATAATGGCTTAGTATTAGATATGATTATACTATTTAAGACAAGTAAGATAGTACTATTTGGGAAGGGAATGTAG
- a CDS encoding acyltransferase family protein, which translates to MENKKISFLQIFGIILVVLGHAENTNGIVSNLHRWIYSFHMPLFIFISGYLLKFTTEGRIGDIQLNTFVIKKIKRLIIPYFLISSLAYVPKYLLGKFALRPLELSIKDYILNMLYPWDNPIIFFWFLPTIFLIMLLTIVLYRVLKNKTKIILLLSLIINIVSSKFLDIRFLNINGVLNYLIFFILGVYYLENENKFDEILKRNTFVFIITFTILIINAVIILPVIKIYNIFIAGIGIIFSLSCSRIYLNSDYSFLEHLKGKSFSIYLFSWFPQVFVRILGYQILNLSMIIVMPISLIMGIYIPVLINLYIKNVIQKYSKVKFLKYIFGL; encoded by the coding sequence ATGGAAAATAAGAAAATAAGTTTTTTACAAATATTTGGAATAATATTGGTAGTATTAGGACATGCAGAAAATACTAATGGAATAGTATCTAATCTGCATAGATGGATTTACAGTTTTCATATGCCATTATTTATATTCATATCTGGATATTTATTAAAATTTACTACTGAGGGAAGAATAGGAGATATTCAATTAAATACTTTTGTAATAAAAAAGATTAAAAGATTGATAATTCCATATTTTTTAATATCATCTTTAGCATATGTACCTAAGTATCTTTTAGGTAAATTTGCTTTAAGACCACTAGAATTATCAATAAAAGATTATATTTTGAATATGTTATATCCATGGGATAATCCAATTATTTTCTTTTGGTTTCTACCTACTATATTTTTAATAATGTTACTCACAATCGTGTTATATAGAGTTTTAAAAAATAAAACAAAAATAATTTTATTATTATCACTAATAATTAATATAGTTTCAAGTAAATTTTTAGATATAAGATTTTTAAATATAAATGGAGTTTTAAATTATCTAATATTTTTTATATTAGGAGTTTACTATTTAGAAAACGAAAATAAATTTGATGAAATTTTAAAAAGAAATACTTTTGTGTTTATTATAACTTTTACAATTTTGATAATTAATGCTGTAATAATACTTCCAGTTATAAAAATATATAATATTTTTATAGCTGGAATAGGAATAATATTTTCATTGAGTTGTTCAAGAATATACTTAAATTCAGATTATAGTTTTTTAGAGCATTTAAAAGGGAAATCATTTTCAATATATTTATTTTCATGGTTTCCGCAAGTATTTGTAAGAATCTTAGGCTATCAGATTTTGAATTTATCAATGATTATAGTAATGCCAATATCATTAATAATGGGAATATACATTCCTGTTTTAATAAATCTATATATAAAAAATGTTATTCAAAAATATTCAAAAGTAAAGTTTTTGAAATATATTTTTGGACTTTAA